A stretch of the Vigna radiata var. radiata cultivar VC1973A chromosome 9, Vradiata_ver6, whole genome shotgun sequence genome encodes the following:
- the LOC106774110 gene encoding obtusifoliol 14-alpha demethylase: MEIDSRFLSTGLLLVATILVAKLISAFIVPKSRKRVPPVVKGWPLIGGLVRFLKGPIFMLREEYPKLGGVFTLKLFHKNITFLIGPEVSAHFFKAPETDLSQQEVYQFNVPTFGPGVVFDVDYSVRQEQFRFFTEALRVNKLKSYVNQMVAEAEDYFSKWGPSGEVDLKYELEHLIILTASRCLLGREVRDKLFDDVSALFHDLDNGMLPISVLFPYLPIPAHKRRDQARKKLANIFATIIASRKSASKSEDDMLQCFIDSKYKDGRPTTEAEVTGLLIAALFAGQHTSSITSTWTGAYLLCNNQYLSAVQEEQKQLMEKHGDRVDHDVLAEMDVLYRCIKEALRLHPPLIMLLRSSHSDFSVTTREGKEYDIPKGHIIATSPAFANRLGHIFKDPDRYDPDRFSVGREEDKVAGAFSYISFGGGRHGCLGEPFAYLQIKAIWTHLLRNFELELVSPFPEIDWNAMVVGVKGKVMVRYKRKVLSVNQ; this comes from the exons ATGGAGATTGATAGCAGGTTTTTGAGTACCGGCCTACTCCTGGTTGCCACAATCCTTGTGGCAAAACTCATTTCAGCCTTCATAGTGCCCAAATCCAGGAAGAGGGTACCCCCAGTTGTGAAGGGGTGGCCCTTGATTGGAGGGCTTGTCCGTTTCCTCAAAGGTCCAATCTTTATGCTCCGTGAGGAGTACCCTAAGCTTGGGGGTGTCTTCACCCTCAAACTCTTCCACAAGAACATCACCTTCCTCATTGGCCCTGAGGTCTCCGCACACTTCTTCAAGGCTCCAGAGACTGATCTCAGCCAGCAAGAGGTGTACCAATTCAATGTGCCAACTTTTGGACCTGGGGTGGTCTTTGATGTTGACTACTCTGTGAGACAGGAACAGTTCAGGTTCTTCACTGAGGCTCTTAGGGTCAACAAGCTCAAGAGCTATGTCAATCAGATGGTTGCAGAAGCAGAG GACTATTTCTCAAAGTGGGGACCAAGTGGTGAGGTTGATTTGAAGTATGAGCTTGAGCATCTTATTATCTTGACAGCCAGTAGATGTCTCTTGGGACGTGAAGTTCGGGACAAGCTCTTTGATGATGTCTCTGCACTGTTCCATGATCTTGATAATGGGATGCTTCCAATCAGTGTGCTCTTCCCATACCTGCCTATCCCAGCTCACAAACGCCGTGATCAGGCACGCAAGAAGCTAGCTAATATCTTTGCTACTATCATAGCTTCTCGCAAGAGTGCCAGCAAATCAGAAGATGACATGCTGCAGTGCTTCATCGACTCAAAATACAAAGATGGTCGCCCAACAACTGAAGCTGAAGTGACTGGACTCCTCATTGCTGCTCTTTTTGCTGGTCAACACACAAGTTCAATTACCTCCACTTGGACTGGTGCATATCTGCTGTGTAACAACCAGTACCTTTCAGCTGTGCAGGAGGAGCAAAAGCAGTTGATGGAAAAGCATGGGGACAGAGTTGATCATGATGTTTTGGCTGAAATGGATGTGTTGTATAGGTGCATCAAAGAAGCCTTGAGACTCCACCCTCCTCTGATCATGCTGCTGAGAAGCTCTCACAGTGATTTCAGTGTCACAACACGAGAGGGGAAAGAGTATGACATTCCCAAAGGCCATATAATTGCTACATCACCTGCTTTTGCTAACAGGCTAGGTCACATTTTCAAGGACCCTGACAGGTATGATCCTGACCGATTTTCTGTCGGGAGGGAAGAGGACAAGGTGGCAGGTGCATTCTCGTACATTTCGTTTGGAGGGGGTAGACATGGATGCCTTGGGGAGCCATTTGCATATCTGCAGATTAAAGCAATATGGACTCATCTGCTGAGAAACTTTGAACTGGAGTTGGTGTCACCTTTTCCTGAGATAGACTGGAATGCCATGGTTGTGGGAGTTAAGGGAAAAGTGATGGTCCGATATAAGCGGAAGGTGCTTTCAGTCAATCAATAG